A window of Candidatus Eisenbacteria bacterium contains these coding sequences:
- a CDS encoding hydantoinase/carbamoylase family amidase — MAAFDRTTLMQLLEGLARHSAPGPGITRLVYDDAWIDAHRWLCAEARAVGLEASADAAGNLLFHPRELRPDPSNPPRALMVGSHLDSVRNGGRYDGAYGVIAGLMLAAEHRGGAGLPVIGFVTCEEEQSRLDGHMLGGRSLLGEIENSVLDVVKDADGVSWRQALEAARKVGCAVALAEGARPFPPLVRPAAQLELHIEQGPVLETSGELLGVVERIAGYRRVRARFEGDARHSGTTPMSLRRDALAAAAELVLETESLARDAGAPAVATAGNARVSPGLYNVVPGACELWLEVRHSELSRLDALQAELERRARAIAARRGLSLTLETLTQQAPTELSLSLAASARQLATERAVSHRVMVSGAAHDTMEFARAGIPALLLFVPSHGGISHSPDEFSEPDELWAGLEFASELLTRWRKEVA; from the coding sequence ATGGCCGCTTTCGATCGCACCACACTGATGCAGCTGCTCGAGGGCCTCGCGCGGCACTCCGCGCCGGGTCCCGGCATCACGCGTCTGGTCTACGACGACGCGTGGATCGATGCGCATCGATGGCTGTGCGCCGAGGCGCGTGCCGTGGGCCTCGAGGCTTCCGCGGATGCGGCCGGCAATCTGTTGTTCCACCCGCGCGAGTTGCGACCCGATCCGTCGAATCCGCCCCGCGCCCTGATGGTCGGATCGCATCTGGACTCGGTCCGCAATGGCGGCCGCTATGACGGCGCCTACGGCGTGATCGCGGGACTCATGCTGGCGGCCGAACATCGCGGCGGCGCGGGGCTTCCGGTGATCGGCTTCGTGACCTGCGAAGAAGAGCAGAGCCGGCTCGACGGACACATGCTCGGCGGTCGCTCGCTGCTCGGCGAGATCGAGAACTCGGTCCTCGATGTGGTGAAAGACGCCGACGGAGTGAGCTGGCGCCAGGCGCTCGAAGCCGCCCGCAAGGTCGGCTGCGCGGTCGCACTGGCCGAAGGGGCGCGCCCGTTTCCGCCGTTGGTGAGGCCAGCCGCACAGCTCGAGCTTCATATCGAGCAGGGCCCGGTTCTCGAGACCAGCGGGGAGCTGCTCGGCGTCGTCGAGCGGATCGCCGGCTACCGACGCGTACGCGCACGATTCGAGGGTGACGCTCGCCACTCTGGGACCACTCCGATGTCTCTGAGGCGCGACGCCCTCGCGGCCGCCGCCGAACTGGTGCTCGAGACCGAGTCGCTCGCCAGAGACGCCGGTGCGCCGGCAGTCGCGACTGCCGGCAACGCGCGGGTCTCGCCCGGTCTCTACAACGTGGTGCCGGGTGCGTGCGAACTGTGGCTCGAGGTGCGCCATTCCGAGCTGTCCCGCCTCGACGCCCTGCAGGCGGAACTCGAGCGTCGCGCGCGCGCGATCGCGGCGCGGCGCGGACTCTCGCTGACGCTCGAGACCCTCACTCAACAGGCGCCGACCGAGTTGTCGCTTTCGCTGGCCGCATCCGCTCGGCAGCTTGCGACCGAGCGCGCGGTGAGCCATCGCGTCATGGTGAGCGGCGCGGCGCACGACACCATGGAGTTCGCGCGTGCCGGCATTCCGGCGCTGCTGCTGTTCGTGCCGAGCCACGGTGGCATCAGCCACTCGCCGGACGAGTTCAGCGAACCGGATGAGCTGTGGGCCGGGCTCGAGTTCGCGAGCGAGCTGCTGACCCGGTGGCGCAAGGAGGTGGCATGA
- the allB gene encoding allantoinase AllB, which produces MSSPHLLLRSRHTVVDGAVLDAVVWAVEGTIVAVIPPDDPAARGAEDLGEAWLIPGLVDSHVHVNEPGRTDWEGFATATRAAASGGITTIVDMPLNSVPATTSAAALTAKVAAAEGQCQVDVAFWGGVVPGNASELKALARAGVAGFKAFLSPSGVEEFQNVNLADLAAAAPALAAIGLPLLVHAEEPSILADAASVWEGADPRRYATWLASRPSSAETLALAGLVTYARTHRIHVHVVHLASGDLWPVVRDARARGWPLSAETCPHYLTFAAEELPDGATEFKCAPPIREAAHREALWQGLRAGAIEMVASDHSPSPPALKHRESGDFRAAWGGVASLELSLPAVWTGARTRGFEMIDVVRWMSATPARLAGLGERKGRLVPGYDADFVVFEPDNEFVVEGTRLHQRHPLTPYEGQRLSGRVRRTYVSGHLVFEDGRFDEPRGEPLLRLASGGALG; this is translated from the coding sequence ATGAGTTCCCCGCACTTGTTGCTGCGTTCGCGTCATACCGTGGTGGATGGCGCGGTGCTGGATGCGGTGGTGTGGGCCGTCGAGGGCACGATCGTGGCGGTGATTCCGCCCGACGATCCGGCCGCGCGTGGCGCCGAGGACCTCGGCGAGGCGTGGCTGATTCCCGGGCTCGTGGACTCGCACGTGCACGTGAACGAGCCCGGGCGCACCGACTGGGAGGGCTTCGCGACCGCGACTCGCGCGGCGGCATCCGGCGGAATCACCACCATCGTCGACATGCCGCTCAACAGTGTCCCCGCGACCACCTCGGCTGCGGCGCTCACCGCGAAGGTCGCCGCGGCGGAAGGCCAGTGCCAGGTCGACGTCGCGTTCTGGGGCGGCGTGGTGCCGGGCAACGCCTCCGAGTTGAAGGCACTCGCGCGTGCCGGAGTCGCCGGCTTCAAGGCGTTCCTGTCGCCTTCGGGCGTCGAGGAATTCCAGAACGTGAACCTCGCGGATCTGGCGGCGGCGGCACCCGCACTCGCCGCGATCGGTCTGCCTTTGCTGGTGCATGCCGAGGAGCCGTCGATCCTCGCCGACGCCGCATCGGTGTGGGAGGGTGCTGATCCTCGGCGCTACGCGACCTGGCTCGCCTCGCGTCCCAGTTCCGCCGAGACGCTCGCGCTCGCGGGGCTCGTGACCTACGCGCGCACGCATCGCATTCACGTGCACGTCGTTCATCTGGCGAGCGGCGACTTGTGGCCGGTGGTGCGCGATGCACGGGCGCGCGGCTGGCCGCTGAGTGCCGAGACCTGCCCGCACTATCTGACCTTCGCGGCCGAGGAGCTTCCCGATGGCGCGACCGAGTTCAAGTGCGCGCCGCCGATTCGCGAAGCCGCGCATCGCGAGGCACTGTGGCAGGGCCTGCGCGCCGGCGCGATCGAGATGGTCGCCTCCGATCATTCGCCGAGCCCGCCCGCGCTCAAGCATCGCGAATCCGGGGACTTTCGCGCGGCGTGGGGCGGTGTCGCGTCGCTCGAACTGTCGCTGCCGGCGGTGTGGACGGGGGCGCGGACGCGCGGCTTCGAGATGATCGATGTGGTGCGCTGGATGAGCGCGACTCCCGCCCGGCTCGCGGGCCTCGGCGAGCGCAAAGGGCGACTGGTGCCGGGCTACGACGCCGACTTCGTGGTGTTCGAGCCCGATAACGAGTTCGTGGTCGAGGGTACGCGACTTCATCAGCGGCATCCGCTCACGCCTTACGAGGGCCAGCGCCTGAGCGGCCGCGTGCGACGCACCTACGTCAGCGGCCATCTCGTGTTCGAAGACGGCCGCTTCGACGAGCCGCGCGGCGAACCTCTGCTGCGACTGGCAAGCGGCGGCGCGCTCGGCTAG
- a CDS encoding EamA family transporter, with product MTSLTVALVLASALLHSIWNLWAKQIGPTHRSTTVMWALTVISAVLYAPAVWLIAARDGARVEPSVIPWILASGAIHVGYFILLLRGYAHADLSVVYPVARGVGPLLSAVGAVLLLHEPFGMALAIGGGLVALGIAILTLRPGLFVAASAAEPAVASTGASGPPARAAFSRTAIGVGYGLATGATIALYTLWDGASVQRLALSPLLYYWGGEVVRVVLLTPFALRDRAGVARLWREQRVRVVGIATLSPLAYILVLFAYRHGSISRIAPMREVSILFGAWLGALVLGERDRMRRVIAALAFATGVVLLARG from the coding sequence GTGACCTCGCTCACGGTGGCGCTGGTGCTCGCTTCGGCGCTGCTGCATTCGATCTGGAACCTGTGGGCCAAGCAGATCGGCCCGACGCATCGAAGTACCACCGTGATGTGGGCGCTCACCGTCATCTCGGCGGTGCTCTACGCGCCGGCGGTGTGGCTGATCGCCGCGCGCGATGGAGCACGCGTCGAGCCCTCGGTGATCCCGTGGATCCTGGCGAGCGGCGCAATTCACGTCGGCTACTTCATCTTGCTGCTGCGCGGCTACGCGCACGCCGATCTGTCGGTGGTCTACCCGGTCGCGCGAGGTGTGGGACCCCTGCTGTCGGCGGTCGGTGCGGTGCTGCTGCTGCACGAGCCATTCGGCATGGCGCTCGCGATCGGTGGGGGGCTGGTGGCGCTCGGTATCGCGATCCTCACGCTCCGCCCGGGACTGTTCGTCGCCGCCTCGGCGGCGGAGCCGGCGGTGGCCTCGACGGGCGCATCCGGCCCGCCGGCGAGAGCAGCGTTCTCGCGCACCGCGATCGGCGTCGGCTACGGGCTCGCGACCGGTGCGACCATCGCCCTCTACACGCTGTGGGACGGCGCGAGCGTTCAGCGGCTGGCGCTCTCACCGCTGCTCTATTACTGGGGCGGTGAAGTGGTGCGCGTGGTGCTGCTCACCCCGTTCGCCCTGCGCGACCGCGCGGGCGTTGCGCGATTGTGGCGCGAGCAACGTGTCCGCGTCGTCGGGATCGCGACGCTCAGCCCACTCGCTTACATCCTGGTGCTGTTCGCTTACCGCCATGGTTCGATCAGCCGCATCGCGCCGATGCGCGAGGTGAGCATCCTGTTCGGCGCGTGGCTCGGGGCGCTGGTGCTGGGCGAGCGCGACCGGATGCGCCGTGTGATCGCGGCGCTCGCGTTCGCCACCGGCGTGGTTCTGCTCGCGCGCGGATAG
- a CDS encoding methylcrotonoyl-CoA carboxylase, whose amino-acid sequence MEQLESQLDTAGDEFKANATHHRALAAELKRHLETVKQGGGADLVKRHTARGKLFVRERIEKLLDPGSAFLELAPLAAQGLYDGDAPCGGIVTGIGQVQGRTVMVVANDATVKGGTYYPITVKKHVRAQEVALENHLPCVYLVDSGGAFLPLQAEVFPDRDHFGRIFYNQARMSAIGIPQLAVVMGSCTAGGAYVPAMSDEAVIVKNQGTIFLAGPPLVKAATGEEVTAEELGGGDVHTRISGVADHLADDDAHALEIARDIVAHLGGATATQPRLDLRAPEPPAFDPQEIYGVLPRDLRTPYDVREIIARLVDGSRFHEFKSRYGTTLVTGFAHLHGIPVGILANQGVLFSETALKATHFIELASQRGVPLLFLQNISGFMVGKQYEHGGIAKDGAKMVHAVANAPVPKITVVIGGSFGAGNYGMCGRAYQPRFLYMWPNSRISVMGGEQAASVLAQVKSAQLEAAGKKLSADEERAIMQPVLEKYETEGSPYYSSARLWDDGVIDPAETRTVLALSLAAALHAPIPAMKFGVFRM is encoded by the coding sequence ATGGAACAACTCGAATCCCAGCTCGATACCGCCGGTGACGAATTCAAGGCGAACGCCACACACCATCGTGCGCTTGCGGCGGAGCTGAAGCGCCACCTCGAAACCGTCAAGCAAGGTGGAGGCGCCGATCTGGTCAAGCGCCACACCGCGCGCGGCAAGCTGTTCGTCCGCGAACGCATCGAGAAGCTGCTCGATCCCGGTTCGGCGTTCCTCGAGCTGGCGCCGCTCGCCGCACAAGGGCTCTACGACGGCGACGCGCCGTGCGGCGGCATCGTCACCGGCATCGGGCAGGTGCAGGGTCGCACCGTCATGGTGGTCGCGAACGACGCCACCGTGAAGGGCGGCACCTACTACCCGATCACGGTCAAGAAGCATGTGCGCGCCCAGGAAGTGGCGCTCGAGAACCATCTGCCGTGCGTCTACCTGGTGGACTCAGGGGGAGCGTTCCTGCCGCTGCAGGCCGAGGTGTTCCCCGACCGCGACCATTTCGGGCGCATCTTCTACAACCAGGCGCGCATGTCGGCGATCGGCATTCCGCAGCTCGCCGTGGTGATGGGTTCGTGTACGGCGGGCGGCGCCTACGTGCCCGCGATGAGCGACGAAGCGGTGATCGTCAAGAACCAGGGCACCATCTTCCTGGCCGGCCCGCCGCTGGTGAAGGCGGCGACCGGCGAGGAAGTGACGGCCGAAGAGCTCGGCGGCGGTGACGTGCACACCCGCATCTCGGGCGTCGCCGATCACCTTGCGGACGACGACGCGCACGCGCTCGAGATCGCGCGCGATATCGTGGCGCATCTGGGCGGCGCGACGGCGACCCAGCCGCGCCTCGACCTGCGCGCACCGGAACCGCCCGCGTTCGATCCGCAGGAAATCTACGGCGTGCTGCCGCGAGATCTGCGCACGCCGTACGACGTGCGCGAGATCATCGCGCGGCTGGTCGACGGCTCGCGCTTCCACGAGTTCAAGTCGCGCTACGGCACCACACTCGTCACCGGCTTCGCGCACCTGCACGGCATCCCGGTCGGGATTCTCGCGAACCAGGGCGTGCTGTTCAGCGAGACCGCTCTCAAGGCCACGCACTTCATCGAGCTGGCCTCGCAGCGCGGCGTGCCGTTGCTGTTCCTGCAGAACATCAGCGGCTTCATGGTCGGCAAGCAATACGAGCATGGCGGCATCGCGAAGGACGGCGCAAAGATGGTGCACGCGGTCGCGAACGCGCCGGTGCCGAAGATCACGGTGGTGATCGGCGGCAGCTTCGGCGCCGGCAACTACGGCATGTGCGGGCGCGCCTATCAGCCGCGCTTCCTCTACATGTGGCCGAACAGCCGCATCAGCGTGATGGGCGGCGAGCAGGCCGCGAGTGTTCTCGCTCAGGTGAAGTCGGCGCAGCTCGAGGCCGCCGGCAAGAAGCTCTCGGCCGACGAGGAGCGCGCGATCATGCAACCCGTGCTGGAGAAATACGAGACCGAGGGCAGCCCCTACTATTCGAGTGCCCGGCTGTGGGACGACGGCGTGATCGATCCTGCCGAGACCCGCACGGTGCTCGCGCTGTCACTCGCCGCGGCACTCCACGCTCCGATCCCCGCCATGAAGTTCGGCGTCTTCCGGATGTAG
- the uppS gene encoding di-trans,poly-cis-decaprenylcistransferase: MTHDFALQSTRPTRLLEPPRHVAIIMDGNGRWAAARGLDRRDGHRAGAEALRKVLTAAPPLGVRTLTVYAFSADNWRRPKAEVGFLLDLFRDTLTEQFLRCVEQGIRVEFIGRRDRLPRALVAGLVTLERATARARRIRLRVALDYSSRDAILAAASGWAASGEAAERPPRDLFAHWLALADAASAREARLPMQAAPDVDLLIRTGGERRLSDFLLWECAYAELHFTDLAWPDFGADALVEAVHEYRARERRFGGLASAGEVASPAAPIAHASPRLKLEDRPWKS; the protein is encoded by the coding sequence ATGACTCATGACTTTGCATTACAAAGTACTCGGCCGACCCGATTGCTCGAGCCGCCGCGTCACGTGGCGATCATCATGGACGGCAACGGGCGATGGGCCGCTGCACGCGGGCTCGATCGGCGCGACGGCCATCGTGCGGGCGCGGAAGCGCTGCGCAAGGTGCTCACCGCCGCACCGCCGCTCGGGGTCCGCACGCTGACGGTCTACGCATTCTCGGCCGACAACTGGCGCCGGCCGAAAGCCGAAGTCGGGTTTCTGCTCGATCTGTTCCGCGACACGCTGACCGAGCAGTTCCTGCGCTGTGTCGAGCAGGGCATCCGGGTGGAGTTCATCGGTCGACGCGACCGGCTTCCGCGAGCACTGGTGGCCGGCCTGGTGACGCTCGAGCGCGCCACGGCGCGGGCACGCCGCATCCGGCTGCGCGTGGCGCTCGACTACTCGTCGCGAGACGCGATCCTCGCCGCCGCCTCGGGATGGGCGGCGTCCGGTGAGGCCGCGGAACGGCCGCCACGCGACCTGTTCGCGCATTGGCTGGCACTCGCGGACGCGGCATCCGCGCGAGAAGCGCGCCTGCCGATGCAAGCCGCACCCGACGTCGACCTGTTGATCCGAACCGGCGGTGAGCGGCGCCTGAGCGACTTCCTGCTGTGGGAGTGCGCGTACGCGGAGCTGCACTTCACCGATCTTGCGTGGCCCGACTTCGGGGCCGATGCACTCGTCGAGGCCGTGCACGAGTACCGGGCTCGCGAGCGCCGCTTCGGAGGACTGGCATCGGCGGGCGAGGTCGCAAGCCCGGCCGCGCCGATCGCGCACGCTTCGCCCCGCCTCAAACTGGAGGACCGCCCGTGGAAGTCCTGA
- a CDS encoding transcriptional regulator, with translation MLSGLAVRERMTFVDLKALLETTDGNLSVHARKLEDAGYVECIKSFEGRVPRTEYRLTAAGRRSLERYLDHMEAIIRATRGRA, from the coding sequence ATGCTGAGCGGACTCGCGGTGCGCGAGCGCATGACGTTCGTCGATCTGAAGGCGTTGCTCGAGACCACCGACGGAAACCTGAGCGTTCACGCGCGCAAGCTCGAGGACGCCGGCTACGTCGAGTGCATCAAGTCGTTCGAGGGACGCGTGCCGAGGACGGAGTATCGGCTCACCGCCGCAGGGCGGCGCTCCCTCGAACGCTACCTGGATCACATGGAAGCCATCATCCGCGCCACGCGCGGACGCGCGTGA